Proteins encoded within one genomic window of Synechococcus sp. PCC 7335:
- a CDS encoding mechanosensitive ion channel family protein — protein sequence MLLMRLPSRHWLKLGLAFVLALVVAGFTGQPGFAQFSLPDGFGQGDVVGPPSEVTRYGHIETILVRSPLNPDPLFTIASPTVYNRQSDASLEQRPVEQRAEEIKAKLLLLLRREMNPDTLVFEVSKLNNIAIIDVKNEQYPRPLVLVSVTANDADFNGQPIDELANEWRDILEEDIRSGLMKLPAAERQVTQIVLGLLLVTFVGVAIKYSLSRRQGVLRQRKKVVQAASQQAEWNEIAETKPSLLPEQIEQKRASFVQGMQRVFNLDRQLSVLDFVQWLLLWLIILAWYGGVTTVAIVSPYLLENYLGFLESLIQVLTIWFITGLAIRLCRFLIDYFTTERKGIDLSDLLTYGDAQRRHLRASTIAGALKGLVTVIIILAGLLSALSAVGLPTGSVVAIGSVAGLAITFGSQNLVKDLVNGFFILAEDQYAIGDVIDIGTAAGLVEALNLRVTQLRGGDGELVTIPNSGIAQVKNLTRSWSRVNFSVDVAYQTNPDEALSTLKEVAQKLYDDPDWHDKILAEPTVLGIDGISHSGITITIWIQTEPLQQWAVGRELRLRVRRAFTEKGIEIGMPTYNLLAAIKDK from the coding sequence ATGCTATTAATGCGTTTACCGTCTAGACACTGGCTCAAGCTAGGATTGGCGTTTGTGCTAGCCTTAGTCGTCGCTGGATTCACTGGGCAACCTGGCTTTGCCCAATTCTCTTTACCCGACGGGTTTGGACAAGGCGACGTCGTAGGTCCACCGTCAGAGGTTACCCGTTATGGCCATATTGAAACTATCCTCGTAAGGTCTCCGCTCAATCCTGACCCGCTGTTCACGATCGCTTCGCCAACAGTTTATAACCGACAGAGCGATGCATCGTTAGAACAACGACCTGTAGAGCAACGTGCTGAAGAAATTAAGGCCAAGCTCCTACTTTTGCTAAGGCGGGAAATGAACCCGGATACGCTTGTATTCGAGGTATCAAAACTGAATAACATCGCCATTATCGATGTTAAGAATGAGCAATACCCTCGGCCTTTGGTTTTAGTTTCGGTAACTGCTAATGATGCTGATTTTAACGGTCAGCCCATCGATGAGCTAGCCAACGAATGGCGCGACATCTTAGAAGAAGATATCCGCAGCGGTCTGATGAAACTGCCAGCAGCAGAGAGACAAGTCACTCAAATTGTTCTAGGTCTGCTCCTCGTTACGTTCGTTGGAGTAGCAATAAAGTACAGCTTATCTAGGCGCCAGGGCGTACTTAGACAGAGAAAAAAAGTAGTTCAAGCCGCCTCGCAGCAAGCTGAATGGAACGAGATTGCGGAAACTAAACCCAGCCTCTTACCAGAGCAGATAGAACAGAAGCGAGCCAGTTTCGTGCAAGGAATGCAGCGAGTGTTTAACCTAGACCGTCAGCTTTCTGTACTAGACTTTGTGCAATGGCTGCTGCTTTGGTTGATTATTCTAGCTTGGTATGGCGGGGTTACTACAGTTGCGATTGTTTCACCTTACTTACTGGAGAATTACCTTGGGTTCTTAGAGTCACTGATTCAGGTGTTAACCATCTGGTTTATCACAGGGTTGGCTATTCGCCTTTGCCGCTTTCTAATAGACTACTTCACAACTGAGAGAAAGGGAATTGACCTAAGCGACCTTCTGACCTACGGAGATGCTCAACGACGTCACCTGCGAGCTTCCACCATTGCTGGAGCGCTTAAAGGATTAGTCACTGTTATCATTATCTTAGCGGGGTTATTATCAGCTCTTTCAGCAGTGGGGCTGCCAACAGGATCGGTCGTAGCCATTGGTAGTGTGGCAGGCCTAGCTATTACCTTTGGCTCCCAAAACCTAGTTAAAGACTTGGTGAACGGCTTTTTTATCTTGGCGGAAGATCAGTATGCCATCGGTGATGTAATTGATATCGGTACAGCCGCTGGGCTGGTCGAAGCTCTGAACTTGCGGGTAACGCAACTTCGAGGCGGCGACGGTGAGCTAGTGACCATTCCTAACAGCGGCATTGCTCAGGTCAAGAATCTAACCCGAAGCTGGTCGCGAGTTAATTTCAGTGTTGATGTAGCCTATCAGACAAACCCCGACGAAGCCTTGAGCACACTTAAAGAGGTTGCTCAAAAGCTATACGACGATCCCGACTGGCATGACAAGATATTGGCTGAGCCAACTGTTCTAGGAATCGATGGGATATCACACAGCGGTATAACAATCACCATCTGGATACAAACAGAACCGTTACAGCAATGGGCGGTCGGACGAGAGTTGCGCTTGCGTGTACGGCGAGCCTTCACCGAAAAGGGCATCGAGATTGGCATGCCGACTTACAATCTTCTAGCAGCGATAAAAGACAAGTAA
- a CDS encoding Na+/H+ antiporter NhaC family protein: MSCIVALCTGSSWSTSGTIGIALIAIGKTFNVPVGMIAGAVISGGYFGDKMSPLSDTTNLAPAMAGTDLFTHIRHMVYSSGPAIGLSLIGFLVLGFFYQGDSLSGNAIADVQTVIQSNFNLNLLLLAVPLLVVTMVALRVPALPALIFGVLLGCLAALLFQRGLLTTMLDGNFTLGGAYRLLLEIAADGFSIETGNAVIDDLFSRGGMSSMLNTIWLIITAMLFGGMLEACGMLQKLASTILAGANSAGTLVGSTVVTCLFMNATASDQYIATQQQCLTCLLSLLEDCKSACQSRCPFR; the protein is encoded by the coding sequence GTGAGCTGTATTGTTGCTCTGTGTACGGGCAGCAGCTGGTCTACTAGTGGCACGATTGGCATTGCGCTGATTGCAATTGGCAAAACGTTCAACGTTCCAGTAGGGATGATTGCTGGCGCAGTGATTTCAGGCGGTTACTTTGGCGATAAGATGTCTCCCCTATCGGATACTACTAATCTGGCACCGGCAATGGCGGGGACTGATTTGTTCACCCACATTCGTCATATGGTTTACTCATCAGGGCCAGCCATTGGACTATCTCTGATCGGGTTTCTGGTGCTCGGATTTTTCTATCAGGGTGATAGCTTGAGCGGGAACGCCATTGCTGATGTACAGACGGTCATTCAAAGCAACTTCAATCTGAATCTATTGCTGCTAGCGGTACCGCTGTTGGTCGTAACGATGGTGGCGCTACGGGTACCTGCTCTACCTGCTCTAATTTTTGGAGTGCTTTTAGGATGTTTGGCAGCGCTGCTTTTTCAGCGAGGCCTGCTAACTACGATGCTCGATGGAAACTTTACTTTGGGTGGAGCCTACAGGCTATTGCTAGAGATAGCTGCTGACGGCTTTAGCATCGAGACCGGCAATGCGGTGATTGACGATCTGTTTTCTAGAGGGGGCATGAGCAGTATGCTCAACACGATCTGGCTAATTATCACCGCGATGTTGTTCGGCGGCATGTTAGAAGCGTGTGGCATGCTACAGAAGCTGGCTAGCACTATCCTTGCAGGTGCAAATAGCGCGGGTACCTTGGTCGGATCAACCGTAGTCACCTGCCTGTTCATGAATGCCACTGCGTCGGATCAGTACATCGCGACACAACAACAGTGCCTTACTTGTCTTTTATCGCTGCTAGAAGATTGTAAGTCGGCATGCCAATCTCGATGCCCTTTTCGGTGA
- a CDS encoding ADYC domain-containing protein, translating into MQTKRIFFILLVLLIVGSSRDSFVYRKEVVGATLASFNEEGQAQILNIKDVQIDSRDPSEEIYLYTVEYQQANGQWQNLCFPDSEGIAKAIPLSGRWDRTGAHLNDSSITFACTSGALAKCVRWGYMPWKRIDGESLRDYHQACTRMVRADYCGDGVGHTKEGTEIDVYDRLGLQQRTRGSGMTFEAAWGADGVVQLNHLRFEGAIAQLKHDCPKKMASAQQAIRYDSHYEGQFQPKLSDPLIFNDSFVQLVK; encoded by the coding sequence ATGCAGACGAAACGCATCTTTTTCATACTGTTGGTCTTGCTTATTGTAGGATCGAGCCGTGATTCTTTTGTATATAGAAAAGAAGTAGTTGGAGCAACACTTGCGAGCTTCAATGAGGAAGGGCAGGCGCAAATTCTCAACATCAAAGATGTTCAGATTGATAGTCGAGATCCATCTGAAGAAATCTATCTCTATACCGTTGAGTATCAGCAAGCTAACGGACAGTGGCAAAACCTGTGTTTCCCAGACAGTGAAGGCATAGCAAAAGCCATTCCGCTGTCTGGACGATGGGATAGAACAGGAGCGCATCTCAACGATAGCAGCATCACATTTGCTTGCACTAGCGGAGCCTTAGCTAAATGTGTTCGTTGGGGTTATATGCCCTGGAAGCGCATTGATGGTGAATCGCTCCGGGACTATCACCAAGCCTGCACCCGCATGGTACGTGCTGATTATTGCGGTGATGGCGTTGGTCACACCAAGGAAGGTACAGAGATTGATGTGTATGATCGTTTGGGGTTGCAGCAAAGAACCAGAGGAAGCGGTATGACATTTGAAGCGGCCTGGGGAGCTGATGGGGTTGTTCAGCTAAACCATTTACGATTCGAAGGCGCGATCGCACAGTTAAAGCATGACTGTCCTAAGAAGATGGCATCAGCTCAGCAGGCTATTCGGTATGACAGTCATTATGAAGGCCAATTTCAGCCGAAACTGTCCGACCCACTCATCTTCAACGACTCCTTTGTTCAATTGGTCAAGTAG
- a CDS encoding SRPBCC domain-containing protein translates to MAQPAPTAKQHPNFRQRMALMNGWETEVVINAPREMVWDQVTNFEAYSEWNPFVRKAQAEFVVGKKIQFLEDLEQFGQHWLEATFLSIDPYNAFVWKGYFGASFLFSVRHTFTFEAISKEETYFSQSHKNFGLLIPYLALRGIYCVSYQKYLDFNQALKERCEST, encoded by the coding sequence ATGGCGCAACCAGCACCAACTGCTAAACAACACCCTAATTTCCGCCAGCGAATGGCCCTAATGAATGGATGGGAGACAGAGGTTGTGATTAACGCCCCTCGGGAAATGGTTTGGGATCAGGTAACCAACTTTGAAGCCTATTCAGAGTGGAATCCTTTTGTACGTAAGGCTCAAGCTGAATTCGTTGTAGGAAAGAAGATCCAGTTCCTAGAAGATCTTGAGCAGTTCGGACAGCACTGGTTGGAAGCCACCTTTCTATCAATAGATCCATATAACGCTTTTGTCTGGAAGGGATATTTCGGAGCATCCTTCCTCTTTTCAGTTCGTCATACGTTTACATTCGAAGCTATCAGTAAAGAGGAAACTTACTTTAGTCAAAGCCACAAGAATTTTGGGCTACTAATTCCTTATCTAGCTTTGCGAGGCATCTATTGCGTGAGCTATCAAAAATATCTTGACTTTAACCAAGCGCTCAAAGAACGATGTGAAAGCACATAA
- the psbD gene encoding photosystem II D2 protein (photosystem q(a) protein) has translation MTIAMGQAPAARGRFDVLDDWLKRDRFVFVGWSGLLLFPCAFLAIGGWMTGTTFVTSWYTHGLASSYLEGCNFLTVAVSTPADSMGHSLLLLWGPEAQGDFVRWCQIGGLWAFVALHGAFGLIGFMLRQFEISRLVGIRPYNAIAFSGPIAVFVSVFLMYPLGQSSWFFAPSFGVAAIFRFLLFLQGFHNWTLNPFHMMGVAGILGGALLCAIHGATVENTLFQDDENANTFRAFEPTQSEETYSMVTANRFWSQIFGIAFSNKRWLHFFMLFVPVTGLWMSSIGIVGLALNLRAYDFVSQEIRAAEDPEFETFYTKNILLNEGIRAWLSPQDQPHEKFVFPEEVLPRGNAL, from the coding sequence ATGACCATAGCAATGGGCCAAGCGCCCGCCGCGCGAGGACGGTTCGACGTTCTCGACGACTGGCTAAAGCGCGACCGATTCGTTTTTGTAGGCTGGTCCGGTTTGCTTCTATTCCCCTGCGCCTTTTTGGCTATCGGTGGATGGATGACCGGCACTACCTTCGTCACGTCGTGGTACACCCACGGCTTGGCTAGTTCATACCTAGAAGGCTGCAACTTCCTAACGGTTGCAGTCTCTACCCCTGCTGATAGTATGGGCCATTCGCTCTTGCTACTGTGGGGCCCCGAAGCCCAAGGAGACTTCGTTCGCTGGTGCCAGATTGGTGGCCTATGGGCGTTCGTTGCCCTACACGGTGCCTTCGGTTTGATTGGCTTCATGCTGCGCCAGTTCGAGATTTCTCGTCTAGTCGGCATTCGGCCATACAACGCGATTGCCTTTAGTGGACCGATTGCGGTGTTCGTCTCTGTGTTCTTGATGTACCCGTTGGGACAGTCATCGTGGTTCTTTGCGCCGAGCTTCGGGGTAGCGGCCATCTTCCGCTTCCTATTGTTCTTGCAGGGCTTCCACAACTGGACGCTGAACCCGTTCCATATGATGGGCGTAGCCGGCATCCTAGGTGGTGCGCTACTGTGTGCAATCCACGGAGCGACCGTAGAGAACACGTTGTTCCAAGACGATGAGAACGCGAACACGTTCAGAGCGTTTGAGCCGACTCAGTCAGAAGAGACCTATTCGATGGTAACTGCGAACCGGTTTTGGTCGCAGATCTTCGGGATTGCGTTTAGCAACAAGCGCTGGTTGCACTTCTTCATGTTGTTTGTTCCGGTAACGGGGCTATGGATGAGTTCGATTGGTATTGTAGGATTAGCTTTGAACTTGCGAGCGTATGACTTCGTATCGCAGGAGATTCGGGCAGCCGAAGACCCTGAGTTTGAAACGTTCTATACGAAGAACATTCTGTTGAATGAAGGTATTCGTGCGTGGTTGAGTCCGCAGGACCAGCCGCATGAGAAATTTGTATTCCCTGAGGAAGTTCTTCCTCGTGGTAATGCACTGTAA
- a CDS encoding energy-coupling factor ABC transporter ATP-binding protein yields MSNLAIAIEHVSFNWPSGATVLSDCSLSVAPGEFCMLLGNNGSGKSTLLRLLAGLLPRQTGSIKTSGPVGFVFQNPDHQLVMPTVGADVAFGLVKEKLTVKQVRRRVEEALSAVNLLRFQRRPIYALSGGQKQRVAIAGAIAQHCEILLLDEPTALLDPDSQLDLVRQVQSLVKSRGLTALWVTHRLAELDYCDRAFLLEKGTLSDSGDPQRLKHKLQQP; encoded by the coding sequence GTGAGTAATCTGGCGATCGCGATTGAGCATGTCAGCTTCAACTGGCCTTCGGGTGCGACCGTACTGAGCGATTGTTCTTTGAGCGTCGCACCTGGAGAATTTTGTATGCTGTTGGGTAACAATGGCAGTGGCAAATCCACTTTACTCAGGCTGCTAGCCGGGCTGCTACCAAGACAAACCGGTAGCATCAAAACCTCTGGTCCAGTTGGCTTTGTGTTTCAAAACCCAGACCATCAGCTGGTGATGCCTACTGTAGGCGCAGACGTTGCTTTTGGCCTAGTCAAAGAGAAGCTAACTGTCAAGCAAGTGCGACGGCGGGTAGAAGAAGCACTCTCGGCAGTGAACTTATTACGGTTTCAGCGGCGGCCGATCTACGCACTTAGCGGCGGTCAAAAACAGCGGGTTGCGATTGCCGGGGCCATTGCCCAGCACTGCGAAATTCTATTGCTAGATGAACCCACTGCTCTGCTCGATCCAGATAGTCAGCTTGACTTGGTTAGGCAGGTACAGTCGCTGGTCAAAAGTAGAGGACTCACCGCCCTATGGGTGACCCATCGATTAGCGGAATTAGACTATTGCGATCGCGCCTTTCTATTAGAAAAGGGAACGCTCAGCGATAGCGGTGACCCTCAAAGGCTCAAACACAAACTTCAACAGCCGTAG
- a CDS encoding NYN domain-containing protein produces the protein MADSSSQAILLVDGYNIIGSWMDLIQLKNSQGLDAARERLIASLANYSAYQDYETWAVFDAYEQQAPSSQNVVTKHLSVHYTDFGQTADSYIERACAKFRNDARKFTKRLIVATSDNVHRQTVVGYGAEGISALQLQNEVTRVNQRVQHRQKPKKKRSGRFMASLDPDTLSRLRKLSRGDG, from the coding sequence ATGGCTGACAGCTCTTCTCAGGCAATCTTATTAGTTGATGGCTACAACATCATTGGGTCGTGGATGGATCTCATTCAGCTCAAAAATTCTCAGGGATTAGACGCGGCTAGAGAAAGGCTAATTGCGTCTTTGGCCAACTACAGCGCCTACCAAGACTATGAAACTTGGGCCGTCTTCGATGCCTACGAACAGCAGGCACCCTCCTCCCAAAACGTCGTTACCAAACATCTATCTGTTCACTATACTGACTTCGGCCAAACCGCCGACAGCTACATAGAAAGAGCTTGCGCTAAGTTTCGCAACGATGCTCGCAAGTTTACAAAGCGATTGATTGTCGCTACTTCTGATAACGTTCATAGACAAACTGTGGTTGGCTATGGCGCAGAAGGCATCTCTGCACTCCAGCTACAAAACGAGGTGACTCGTGTTAATCAGCGGGTCCAGCATCGCCAAAAGCCAAAAAAGAAGCGCTCAGGTCGATTTATGGCCAGCCTTGATCCAGATACCCTGAGTCGCTTGAGAAAACTAAGTAGAGGCGATGGCTAA
- a CDS encoding response regulator transcription factor — translation MPRILVIDDDPAIVELVSINLEMAGYDTTQANDGIKGQALAVQLVPDLIMLDLMLPKVDGFTVCQRLRRDDRTADIPVLMLTALGETQNKVDGFNAGADDYLTKPFELEEMLARVRALLRRTDRIPQAAKHSEILSYGPLTLVPERFEAIWLDKTVKLTHLEFELLHCLLQRHGQTVSPSEILKEVWGYDPNDDIETIRVHVRHLRTKLEPDPRHPQYIKTVYGAGYCLELPAEATLKPEQAATA, via the coding sequence ATGCCTCGTATACTTGTCATTGATGATGATCCTGCTATCGTTGAGCTTGTTTCCATCAACTTGGAGATGGCTGGATATGACACTACTCAAGCTAACGATGGTATTAAAGGACAGGCCTTGGCTGTCCAGTTGGTACCTGATCTGATCATGCTTGACTTGATGTTGCCAAAAGTAGATGGCTTTACAGTTTGTCAGCGACTACGCAGAGATGACCGTACGGCTGACATTCCGGTGTTGATGCTGACAGCTTTAGGTGAAACCCAAAACAAAGTCGATGGGTTTAATGCAGGAGCTGATGACTATCTGACCAAGCCGTTTGAGTTAGAGGAGATGCTAGCGAGAGTCAGAGCTTTGCTTAGACGTACCGATCGCATCCCACAGGCAGCCAAGCACAGCGAAATTCTAAGCTATGGGCCGCTGACGTTAGTCCCTGAAAGATTTGAAGCGATTTGGCTAGATAAAACTGTAAAGCTAACTCACCTGGAATTTGAGCTGCTTCACTGTCTACTACAAAGACACGGCCAAACTGTTTCGCCTAGCGAGATTTTGAAAGAGGTCTGGGGCTACGATCCTAACGACGACATCGAGACGATTCGCGTACATGTCAGGCATCTGCGTACGAAGCTAGAGCCCGATCCGAGACATCCTCAGTATATCAAGACAGTTTATGGCGCTGGTTACTGCCTAGAGCTGCCAGCTGAAGCTACTCTAAAGCCAGAACAAGCTGCAACTGCCTAG
- a CDS encoding ribulose bisphosphate carboxylase small subunit produces the protein MTYYIAPRFLNKLAVHITKNYLDLPQVKVPLILGIHGRKGEGKTFQCELVFERMGVEVVHISGGELESPDAGDPARLIRLRYREAAELVRVRGRMAVLMINDLDAGAGRFDRMTQYTVNTQLVNNTLMNIADNPTNVQLPGSYDEKALPRIPIIATGNDFATLYAPLIRDGRMQKFYWQPSEEDRVGIVGGMFAGDGLSAEDIEQLVKQFKDQAVDFFGAVRSQLYDEQITRFIEQVGIEKVATNVVNTPQKPTFNRPHFTLDHLVAAGNTLVEEQDRVRTMGLVNEYNQALTPRNSSWEHMRPRRDPELLTPPANNGLTPYGMGSEQTAAKESSPWQRLREARIARSIQPSSNANGSEQPSRSSSLSSLSSTVQQQLQSVLSSGDRIAIEHSDQRRFRMNSWQPYAAVDTANQVEAKERLQHCLSEFSNYYIRLIGINTRTKQRTAELIVHRPD, from the coding sequence ATGACTTACTACATCGCGCCTAGGTTCCTCAACAAGCTGGCTGTCCACATCACCAAGAACTACTTAGACTTACCCCAAGTTAAAGTGCCTCTGATTTTAGGCATCCACGGACGAAAAGGTGAAGGCAAAACATTTCAGTGCGAGCTAGTTTTTGAGCGGATGGGCGTAGAGGTTGTCCATATTTCAGGTGGTGAGCTAGAAAGCCCAGATGCGGGTGATCCCGCTCGGCTGATCAGATTGCGCTATCGCGAGGCGGCCGAGCTGGTGCGAGTTCGCGGGCGGATGGCGGTGCTAATGATCAATGATCTAGATGCCGGGGCTGGTCGGTTTGATCGGATGACGCAGTACACCGTGAATACGCAGCTTGTAAACAACACGCTAATGAATATTGCGGACAATCCAACCAATGTGCAGCTTCCAGGTAGCTACGACGAGAAAGCGCTGCCGAGAATTCCAATTATTGCGACGGGAAACGACTTTGCCACACTGTACGCGCCGCTGATTCGAGATGGCCGGATGCAGAAATTCTATTGGCAGCCTAGCGAAGAAGATAGGGTAGGAATTGTGGGCGGTATGTTTGCTGGCGATGGACTATCGGCTGAGGATATTGAGCAGCTGGTGAAGCAGTTCAAAGATCAGGCAGTTGATTTCTTTGGGGCAGTGCGATCGCAGCTATACGATGAACAAATTACTCGTTTCATAGAGCAGGTTGGTATCGAAAAAGTAGCTACTAACGTCGTCAACACGCCCCAAAAACCCACCTTCAACCGTCCTCACTTCACTCTTGATCACCTCGTAGCAGCAGGCAATACCCTGGTCGAAGAACAAGATCGCGTCCGTACTATGGGCCTAGTCAACGAATACAACCAGGCATTAACCCCCCGAAACTCTAGCTGGGAGCACATGCGCCCTCGTAGAGATCCTGAGCTACTTACCCCACCCGCTAACAATGGACTGACGCCCTACGGTATGGGTAGTGAACAGACTGCAGCTAAAGAATCATCTCCGTGGCAAAGGCTAAGAGAAGCACGTATCGCCCGCTCTATTCAACCCTCTTCGAATGCTAATGGTAGCGAGCAGCCAAGTCGGTCATCGAGTTTGTCGTCACTGTCTTCTACAGTTCAGCAGCAGCTACAAAGTGTCTTGTCTTCGGGCGATCGCATCGCTATAGAACACAGCGATCAACGCCGATTTCGAATGAACTCGTGGCAACCCTACGCTGCAGTCGATACTGCTAACCAGGTAGAAGCCAAAGAGCGCCTACAACATTGCCTATCAGAATTTTCCAATTACTACATTCGGCTCATCGGCATCAACACCCGCACTAAGCAGCGCACCGCAGAGCTTATCGTTCATCGGCCTGACTAA
- a CDS encoding GDSL-type esterase/lipase family protein, with product MKDIRICFFGDSFVAGTGDPTYLGWVGRACAAMTSPHYNLTVYNLGIRGNTSEQIEVRWLAEAAKRFPSETDNRVVFSFGTNDNRVENGIRFVEEKDSVLCARRILTQAKAMFPSLLIGPPPVADENMNYRAKTVSANYSDLCAELDVPYLDVYQPLHKNALWMQEVAAVDGAHPGASGYLALSQLITQWSAWQSWFAQD from the coding sequence ATGAAAGATATTCGCATTTGCTTTTTTGGAGACTCCTTTGTCGCTGGCACAGGCGATCCGACCTATCTAGGCTGGGTGGGTAGAGCCTGCGCCGCCATGACCTCGCCTCACTACAATCTCACTGTCTACAACCTGGGCATCCGCGGCAATACTAGTGAACAGATAGAAGTACGGTGGTTAGCTGAAGCTGCCAAAAGGTTTCCTAGTGAAACTGACAATCGCGTAGTGTTCTCGTTTGGCACGAACGACAACAGAGTAGAAAATGGGATTCGGTTTGTAGAAGAGAAAGATTCTGTACTGTGCGCACGGCGCATCCTTACCCAGGCAAAGGCGATGTTTCCGTCATTGCTGATTGGACCGCCGCCAGTTGCCGATGAGAATATGAACTACCGGGCCAAAACAGTATCTGCGAACTACAGCGATCTATGCGCTGAACTAGATGTGCCCTATCTAGATGTCTATCAACCTCTACATAAAAATGCGCTGTGGATGCAGGAAGTTGCGGCAGTCGATGGAGCGCATCCGGGTGCATCTGGCTACTTAGCCCTGTCTCAGCTCATTACCCAGTGGTCAGCCTGGCAGAGCTGGTTCGCTCAAGATTAG
- a CDS encoding ribulose bisphosphate carboxylase small subunit has protein sequence MKTLPKERRYETLSYLPPLTDQQIEKQINYCLQMGYIPAVEFNETSEPEAYYWTMWKLPLFGANNTRAVLDEIQACRSEYGNCFIRVVGFDNVKQCQAVSFIVHKPGSNNSSGYRY, from the coding sequence ATGAAAACTCTGCCTAAAGAGCGTCGGTACGAAACTCTCTCCTACTTGCCTCCGCTTACTGATCAGCAAATCGAAAAGCAGATCAACTACTGTCTGCAGATGGGCTATATTCCTGCCGTTGAATTCAACGAAACATCAGAGCCTGAAGCCTACTACTGGACAATGTGGAAGCTGCCTTTGTTCGGCGCTAACAACACTCGCGCTGTTTTGGATGAAATCCAAGCTTGTCGCTCCGAGTACGGCAACTGCTTCATCCGCGTAGTTGGTTTTGACAACGTCAAGCAGTGCCAAGCTGTGAGCTTTATTGTTCACAAGCCCGGTAGTAATAACAGCAGTGGCTACCGCTACTAA
- a CDS encoding chaperonin family protein RbcX, giving the protein MADEADLSARFPQNASSMDLKRIAKDTAQVLKSYLTYQAVRIVLGQLKETNLPRHRWLHEFSSREKLQDGEAYIKSLFREAPDLALRVMTVRLHVAEEVSEFLPEMVTTQIQQANIEHRKKHLEKITQMTSEELAASVDKLERGNSKVSEDTSSFPNADITDVDTSNPNDADPPDKAI; this is encoded by the coding sequence ATGGCTGACGAAGCAGATTTATCGGCACGCTTTCCCCAAAATGCCTCCAGTATGGATCTCAAGCGAATTGCAAAGGATACGGCTCAGGTACTTAAGAGCTACCTTACCTATCAAGCGGTTCGTATCGTGTTAGGCCAACTTAAAGAAACCAATCTACCTCGGCACCGCTGGCTCCATGAGTTCTCGAGTCGTGAAAAACTTCAAGATGGCGAAGCCTATATCAAAAGCCTGTTTCGAGAGGCGCCTGATCTGGCCTTAAGGGTTATGACAGTGCGTCTTCATGTGGCAGAAGAAGTCTCTGAGTTTCTACCTGAGATGGTAACCACTCAAATTCAACAGGCCAACATAGAGCATCGCAAAAAGCATCTCGAGAAAATCACCCAAATGACCTCAGAAGAATTAGCCGCTAGTGTAGATAAGTTAGAAAGAGGTAATTCAAAGGTCTCTGAAGATACATCCTCTTTCCCTAACGCAGACATCACCGATGTCGATACCAGTAATCCCAATGATGCTGACCCGCCGGATAAAGCTATCTAG